In Ruminococcaceae bacterium BL-6, a genomic segment contains:
- the hemC gene encoding Porphobilinogen deaminase, with translation MSRSIRIGSRKSALAVVQARIVMDRIRSAYPELELELVPMSTTGDRILDRTLEQAGGKGLFVKELDQALRDGRIDLAVHSLKDVPMELPGDLPILACSARADARDVLILPRGGADLNRGLPFGCSSARRRLQLNRLFPGMDVKPVRGNVLTRLKKLDSGGFAALVLAYAGVSRLGLSGRISRAFSAEEMIPAAGQGILAVQGRAGADFPFLSCVEDKDARRAAQAERAFVRALGGGCTAPTAAYAKVEGGTLVLTGVYFGRAGEICRRGALSGPAERAGQIGKELAERLREKT, from the coding sequence ATGAGCCGTAGCATCCGCATCGGAAGCAGAAAAAGTGCTCTGGCCGTTGTGCAGGCCCGAATCGTCATGGACCGGATCCGGTCCGCGTATCCCGAACTGGAGCTCGAGCTCGTCCCCATGAGCACGACGGGCGACCGGATTCTCGACCGCACCCTGGAACAGGCGGGCGGAAAGGGCCTTTTCGTCAAGGAACTGGATCAGGCGCTCCGGGACGGCCGGATCGACCTTGCGGTCCACAGCCTGAAGGATGTCCCGATGGAGCTGCCGGGGGACCTTCCGATCCTGGCCTGTTCGGCGCGCGCGGACGCAAGGGATGTTCTGATCCTGCCGCGGGGCGGGGCGGACTTGAACCGCGGGCTGCCGTTCGGCTGTTCCAGCGCGCGCCGGCGGCTTCAGCTGAACCGCCTTTTCCCCGGAATGGATGTGAAGCCGGTCCGGGGGAACGTGCTGACCCGGCTGAAAAAGCTGGATTCCGGCGGCTTTGCGGCGCTCGTGCTGGCGTATGCCGGCGTTTCGCGCCTTGGCCTTTCGGGCAGGATCAGCCGTGCCTTTTCGGCGGAGGAAATGATCCCCGCCGCCGGGCAGGGAATCCTTGCCGTTCAGGGCCGGGCCGGGGCGGATTTCCCGTTCCTTTCCTGCGTCGAGGATAAAGACGCGCGCCGCGCCGCTCAGGCCGAGCGCGCGTTTGTCCGCGCGCTCGGCGGCGGATGCACCGCGCCGACCGCCGCCTATGCGAAGGTGGAGGGCGGAACGCTCGTTCTGACCGGCGTCTATTTCGGCCGGGCGGGGGAGATCTGCCGCCGGGGGGCCCTGTCCGGCCCTGCGGAACGCGCGGGGCAGATCGGAAAAGAATTGGCGGAAAGGCTGAGAGAGAAAACATGA